The sequence GGTCATCATCGCCTATTCGTACACGATCGCGACCTAGACCGCGGCCCCGCATTCAAACATAGTTTCATCTTCATCTTCGGCCAGGACTGGTCGGGCCGCCTCGCGGAGTTTGCTCTTGTCCTTGTCAGGGCCGACTCGCTCGAACAGGCTCTTGCCCGCGCCCTCCAAATACTCGATGCCGGAACCACTTAGCAGAGAATCGAGTTTTTCAACGTATTTCGAGAGATGGTCGTCAATAAATGAGCGGGCGGCCTCGGCCGTGACCTCGGCATTCTCAGAGTCGCCGCATTCGCGAGCGTAGAGTTCCTTGAGGCACAAATAGCCCATAAATCCTGTCTCGACCGCAATGTGGTCGGGCACCTCTTCGGTTGACGTCTTGTATCCGAACGCATCGTAATAGGACGACAACTCTGACAACAGTTGACCCGGCTCAACCCAGCTTCGATAGCTCACTTCGCGGCCGGGGGCAGGCCCGCCGGGGCCGAAGACGGAGTGAAACAGGCCCTCGGTCGCCTCATCCTGAGCGGCCCTGGCCGCCGCCGCA is a genomic window of Chloracidobacterium sp. containing:
- a CDS encoding molecular chaperone TorD family protein, with protein sequence MKDADTLLNEAAEWRLLSLLFDCPKRDWFRQVSLLGEQVHDKRLAAAARAAQDEATEGLFHSVFGPGGPAPGREVSYRSWVEPGQLLSELSSYYDAFGYKTSTEEVPDHIAVETGFMGYLCLKELYARECGDSENAEVTAEAARSFIDDHLSKYVEKLDSLLSGSGIEYLEGAGKSLFERVGPDKDKSKLREAARPVLAEDEDETMFECGAAV